One Fusarium musae strain F31 chromosome 6, whole genome shotgun sequence DNA segment encodes these proteins:
- a CDS encoding hypothetical protein (EggNog:ENOG41~antiSMASH:Cluster_6.4): MPACHGCRVRKVKCDDGNPCSPCRQFDVQCIRSTAPRKRQNPKRGRLVAQAREANLQHQQPNALSPSASVSPSAVHSTPHAASEWPPGSSPGSAISGPYSPNSEAYTTGFFHSLLPEFEKVVYPFSPAITPDEIVRSISMMHHNFEDAALIYAYAAVTTFLSQTADNSHGSVAAQINNLVYHSLEAQHRAAVGSHGPGRVDEVMPHNIKRIVTCIYLEISTMGLPRLDRSFSFIREAISLIQIMEAHQRTLPDPTRTPYPMARFQQVYWEAYIHERFLTIADGYPSIMGPLHTNLSAPDSSTPEHIRVGFNCLIELFLTLDETFLACWQSQRGAIGGLTVQWIESKQVQLDQAEMNAAAAEARMHSEGHAGFTELQRADLFITRLWLRTLLWQLALSQGLLRSGSSDTTHEGLSLQFPASRLSIQLRSLVGQLDSIVSIATQGSGIIQKLFEIASTIADVLALPSGHSQAEDGLRPHVKDFLYVVNFLLELGLMRENQKDYLREKYHLLQPLNAEGRMPAHAGEQAVAS; this comes from the coding sequence ATGCCCGCCTGTCATGGCTGCCGAGTACGCAAGGTCAAGTGCGATGATGGAAACCCCTGCTCGCCATGCCGCCAGTTTGATGTGCAATGCATCAGATCCACTGCCCCAAGGAAACGCCAGAACCCGAAGCGTGGGCGTCTTGTAGCCCAGGCCAGAGAAGCAAACCTCCAGCACCAACAGCCAAATGCACTCTCGCCAAGCGCTTCTGTGTCTCCTTCGGCAGTTCACTCAACGCCTCATGCGGCTAGTGAGTGGCCGCCAGGGAGTAGCCCTGGTTCAGCAATATCAGGCCCTTATTCGCCAAACTCTGAGGCATACACCACAGGCTTCTTTCACTCGCTGCTGCCCGAGTTTGAGAAGGTGGTGTATCCTTTCAGCCCTGCAATCACGCCTGATGAAATCGTCAGGTCAATATCAATGATGCATCACAACTTCGAGGATGCAGCTCTCATATACGCCTATGCGGCTGTCACAACATTTCTATCACAAACCGCGGACAACTCACATGGTAGTGTAGCGGCCCAGATAAACAACCTGGTATATCATAGTCTCGAAGCACAACATCGTGCTGCCGTCGGCTCCCATGGTCCGGGACGTGTAGATGAGGTAATGCCTCACAATATCAAGCGCATCGTGACATGCATCTACCTCGAGATATCAACTATGGGACTGCCTCGACTCGACAGAAGTTTCAGCTTCATCCGGGAGGCTATATCACTAATTCAGATCATGGAGGCTCACCAGCGCACGTTACCAGATCCTACTCGGACACCATATCCTATGGCCCGATTTCAGCAAGTCTATTGGGAAGCCTACATCCACGAAAGGTTCCTCACCATTGCTGATGGATACCCCAGTATCATGGGACCTCTACACACCAATCTTTCAGCACCGGACTCTTCTACACCGGAACATATTCGAGTGGGCTTCAACTGCCTAATAGAGCTCTTCCTAACCTTGGATGAGACGTTCCTCGCATGTTGGCAGTCTCAAAGAGGTGCAATCGGCGGGCTGACGGTGCAGTGGATTGAAAGCAAGCAGGTGCAGCTTGACCAAGCTGAGATGAATGCTGCAGCGGCCGAGGCAAGGATGCATTCCGAGGGACACGCAGGTTTCACAGAACTACAGCGTGCGGATCTCTTTATCACTAGACTCTGGCTTCGCACATTGCTCTGGCAATTGGCGCTCTCGCAGGGGCTTTTGCGTTCAGGGTCTTCAGATACGACGCACGAAGGCCTGTCGCTGCAGTTTCCGGCGTCTCGACTATCAATACAACTCCGCAGCTTGGTTGGGCAGTTGGATAGTATTGTGAGTATAGCGACGCAAGGTAGTGGTATTATACAAAAGCTCTTTGAGATCGCCAGCACAATTGCCGACGTCCTCGCTCTACCTTCGGGGCACAGTCAAGCAGAGGATGGACTGCGACCACATGTGAAGGACTTTCTTTACGTGGTCAACTTTTTGCTAGAattggggttgatgagagagaatCAGAAGGATTATCTCCGCGAAAAATACCACCTGTTGCAGCCCTTGAACGCCGAGGGGAGGATGCCTGCACATGCTGGTGAGCAAGCAGTTGCTTCTTAG
- a CDS encoding hypothetical protein (EggNog:ENOG41), giving the protein MISRAVRVPRIRLACRFGLITQRSTGLGFRPSPVHEGLARRLYTSDLGKAGENRAEPFITNTDAPKTTPEEEELDKESKVSATASEEATPVPNLPSATNVDSEPTSSSEELQLDEDPISKDTKSSPGDETFPENLIDDVLNESPSQPQSSRFVLPDLPDFPKSSSGYSPSPEQYALDELLGESQKPGIEAYELPELEAQDVGDDLMPLPKRRLHDRLMHDESLGVSTLGMPADAIIINNPNMTRIERPAPTVVEAKPIDTTDLDWQNLTPSGMTEPESEEIFKNIDEICPVSRILRQTDIDKLVNTLCDGFTLTQLREYHSARKPEPRDHDVVKYDWIEEIVPWTSMNSVRLRGNDKATLAQKIVLDKWKIEVQEHADDLGKAFVWMDPDIFPFLTYGPNNIGRLLWELRRDFVVGEDEKLTLHTPKCRLNITAKKSTTYGILAHIDQAVQRMKSRVIDVAPLLPKPRSVALTQAERKELGRLTKTSITPVRHGSEEKLRVSWMPQPDEPPTETEDLADTVFRLIVGRVVPGAAHSVLQCLPRSDDQDLVTGHPVPVQRQARAMSWRDKLQKWLRIVAPISKDTQNTPLLGLPSESAIPEEKCPRTGNVDATTAKFGHILHQHASTSIKELNRKRRILAPLTPHPAAFSALKPDNDLPLKETTSIVMHLSPHIDTSKSPVTDSNGKLLADPAAYITIPVHPQADLDNFTIPNDATAHIYVPWHNSDVLLPTEAVDVRLEHKRSYALKITHPGIKKFFEKSQLNLREGQLRTPSQAVLRVPGNWLRGSGSGRMNTAKRDVLYDFRGTEIHQTVEMPWNGHTLRYSSIEAGQHGGQRQEITLQAGLPGENPVAFKDKRRESFLQLVEDMATGRYFSWSEGYKSIKSRQLEDFSYNLLEEDLPEDVIVDNEKFDSHGRVNRYRPTTNRDSHKPDSRGLSNQHRPAIEMSNGKHDSRDRIGERESATNANGGEVEIRGHVDERTPDPEPEEETPVDTFDDIDALLAAEDPTSELNPDTASKSDKQHINWTEIDQKLIAPSKATDQLMSFLEKYSSPKAFLTEDNKEVYGIDAAYKYMTSVPIDNSSDLPEYVATPPKYRKKAFATKKKKTHKKVQSEKLATQEPAFKPKATPKKSATTGKAKEKSSKCTLPELQKPATMLDVDAFAAQFARRATSENRGQDQNSVIGFFDTLPKEKKPAKKRSAQKKKESTLKKKQPASKDSKSKRP; this is encoded by the exons ATGATTTCTAGAGCGGTGCGAGTGCCGCGTATTCGCCTGGCATGCAGGTTTGGCTTAATAACACAACGAAGCACTGGGCTGGGCTTTCGACCAAGTCCAGTCCATGAAGGCCTGGCACGACGATTATATACATCTGACCTTGGAAAAGCTGGGGAGAACAGGGCTGAACCTTTCATAACGAATACGGACGCCCCGAAAACAACGCcggaagaagaggaactgGACAAAGAGTCAAAAGTTTCAGCTACAGCATCAGAAGAGGCGACACCGGTTCCAAATCTTCCCTCTGCCACCAACGTCGACTCTGAGCCAACTAGTAGCTCCGAGGAACTTCAATTAGACGAGGACCCGATCTCCAAAGACACGAAGTCATCCCCTGGCGACGAGACATTCCCAGAGAACCTAATTGACGATGTACTGAACGAATCCCCATCACAACCGCAATCGTCAAGATTCGTTTTACCTGACCTACCCGACTTTCCCAAATCGTCGTCAGGATATTCGCCTAGCCCCGAACAGTATGCACTAGACGAACTCTTGGGAGAATCGCAGAAGCCAGGGATCGAGGCATATGAACTGCCTGAACTAGAAGCCCAagatgttggagatgatCTCATGCCTCTGCCAAAGAGACGCCTCCACGATCGTCTTATGCACGATGAATCCCTCGGAGTTTCTACTCTGGGAATGCCAGCGGATGCCATCATTATCAACAATCCGAATATGACACGCATCGAGCGGCCAGCCCCCACCGTGGTGGAAGCGAAACCTATAGACACTACAGATCTTGACTGGCAAAACTTGACTCCTTCCGGAATGACGGAGCCTGAATCTGAAGAGATATTCAAGAATATCGACGAAATTTGCCCCGTGAGTCGTATTCTGCGTCAAACTGATATcgacaagctcgtcaacaCTCTTTGCGACGGTTTCACACTCACGCAGCTGCGGGAATATCACAGTGCTCGCAAGCCAGAACCCAGGGATCATGACGTGGTAAAATATGATTGGATAGAAGAGATTGTACCATGGACATCAATGAACTCAGTTCGACTGCGTGGCAATGATAAGGCCACTCTTGCTCAAAAGATCGTGTTGGATAAATGGAAGATCGAGGTTCAGGAACATGCGGACGATCTTGGAAAAGCGTTTGTTTGGATGGATCCTGACATCTTCCCCTTTCTCACAT ATGGCCCCAATAACATAGGTCGTCTACTCTGGGAGCTCAGGAGGGATTTCGTAGTCGGCGAAGACGAGAAGTTAACACTGCATACTCCGAAATGCCGCCTCAATATTACAGCGAAGAAGTCAACTACTTATGGTATCCTCGCTCATATCGACCAGGCCGtgcagaggatgaagagccgGGTTATCGACGTTGCCCCCCTTCTTCCAAAGCCTCGGTCAGTAGCTCTGACGCAGGCAGAGCGCAAGGAGCTCGGCCGGCTGACCAAGACTTCAATCACGCCTGTCAGGCATGGCTCCGAAGAG AAGTTGCGCGTCTCCTGGATGCCCCAGCCTGACGAGCCTCCAACCGAGACAGAAGACCTTGCAGACACAGTATTCCGCTTAATCGTTGGCCGTGTCGTCCCAGGCGCCGCTCACAGTGTCCTCCAGTGTCTTCCGCGATCCGACGACCAAGACCTAGTCACTGGCCATCCCGTCCCCGTACAACGCCAGGCTCGGGCTATGTCGTGGAGAGACAAGCTCCAGAAGTGGTTGAGAATTGTCGCACCCATCAGCAAGGATACTCAAAACACTCCACTGCTAGGGCTGCCCTCCGAATCAGCGATTCCCGAAGAGAAATGTCCTCGCACTGGAAATGTAGACGCTACTACAGCAAAATTTGGCCATATCCTACACCAACACGCTAGCACTTCGATCAAGGAACTCAACCGCAAACGCCGCATCCTGGCTCCCCTTACACCTCATCCCGCTGCTTTCTCCGCCCTCAAACCTGACAACGACTTGCCCCTGAAGGAGACTACTTCCATTGTTATGCACCTTTCGCCTCATATCGATACCTCAAAGAGTCCAGTAACGGATTCTAATGGGAAATTACTTGCAGATCCTGCTGCCTACATTACCATCCCCGTCCACCCTCAGGCCGATCTCGACAACTTCACAATCCCAAACGACGCAACTGCCCACATTTATGTGCCGTGGCACAACAGTGACGTGCTGCTTCCTACAGAGGCTGTAGATGTCCGCCTTGAGCACAAGCGCTCCTATGCTCTAAAAATAACTCACCCAGGCATAAAGAAATTCTTTGAGAAATCGCAACTTAACCTTCGGGAGGGTCAACTTAGAACACCGAGCCAAGCCGTGCTCAGGGTTCCAGGAAATTGGTTGCGAGgaagcggcagcggcaggaTGAACACTGCGAAAAGAGACGTTCTTTACGACTTCCGTGGAACTGAGATCCATCAGACCGTGGAAATGCCTTGGAATGGCCACACACTGCGCTACTCTAGCATCGAGGCTGGACAGCATGGCGGCCAACGCCAGGAGATTACACTCCAGGCTGGTTTACCAGGCGAGAACCCGGTTGCTTTCAAGGATAAGAGACGTGAGAGCTTTTTACAACTGGTCGAGGACATGGCCACTGGAAGATACTTCTCCTGGTCTGAAGGCTACAAATCCATCAAGAGCCGCCAGCTAGAAGATTTCAGTTACAATCTGCTTGAAGAGGATCTCCCTGAGGACGTCATTGTCGACAACGAAAAGTTTGATTCGCACGGTCGCGTGAATAGATACAGACCAACTACGAACCGAGACAGTCACAAGCCCGACTCGCGTGGCCTCTCGAATCAACATAGGCCAGCCATCGAGATGAGCAATGGTAAGCATGATTCGCGAGACCGTATTGGTGAGCGTGAGTCAGCCACGAATGCGAACGGTGGCGAAGTTGAAATCCGTGGCCATGTGGATGAACGCACGCCTGACCCAGAGCCAGAGGAAGAAACTCCAGTTGACACGTTTGACGACATAGACGCATTGCTTGCGGCGGAGGACCCGACTTCTGAGCTCAACCCCGACACGGCATCCAAGTCTGACAAGCAACATATTAACTGGACCGAAATTGACCAGAAATTAATCGCCCCAAGTAAAGCGACAGATCAGCTTATGAGTTTTCTCGAGAAGTACTCCAGCCCTAAGGCCTTTTTGACCGAAGACAATAAGGAGGTCTACGGTATCGATGCTGCCTACAAATACATGACGAGCGTTCCAATCGACAACTCGTCAGACTTGCCAGAATACGTGGCCACACCACCTAAATATCGGAAGAAAGCATTTGCaactaaaaagaagaagactcaCAAAAAGGTCCAGAGTGAGAAGCTCGCAACCCAGGAGCCAGCATTTAAGCCCAAAGCAACGCCAAAGAAATCAGCAACTACCGGGAAAGCCAAGGAAAAGTCCAGCAAATGCACCCTCCCTGAGCTGCAGAAACCCGCCACAATGTTAGATGTAGATGCATTTGCGGCTCAGTTCGCCAGACGAGCGACTTCAGAAAACAGAGGGCAGGACCAAAATAGTGTCATTGGGTTCTTCGATACCCTTccaaaggagaagaagcctgcTAAAAAGAGGTCCGctcaaaagaagaaagagtctactttaaagaaaaagcagCCGGCATCGAAGGACTCGAAGAGCAAAAGACCTTGA
- a CDS encoding hypothetical protein (EggNog:ENOG41) produces MSTFDPAARKRVLRVIAVSLLLDLISFTFILPLFPKLLEFYRDREGQEPIGHNGPQTLLQTVLSGLHRYKASFSRPIESRHDIVLLGGALGSLFSLLQAIASPLIGALSDRYGRRKALLASMCGNILSVLLWVAAVDFRTFIASRVVGGLSEGNVQLATAMASDISDESSRGATMALIGACFSIAFTFGPGLGAWLSTFSTFTANPFAAAAGFSLALIVVETVYLYFSLPETLPSLRGAQAKDGGKNKAIPKAVERTNSHFLLNAIHFVFLLFFSGMESSLSFMTYELFSFTSGKNGRLLGYVGLVASILQGGVTRRLPPLMSVRIGTLACLASFVLLGQVNTIGGLYLAATCLAVTSATVVTGLNALSSFEAHEDERGNKLGMLRSWGQLGRGLGPILFTSVYWWAGREVAYGMGATGIAIVAAAVFGGLKTPKGMNTQGKKVESKVQ; encoded by the exons ATGTCTACTTTCGATCCCGCAGCGAGGAAGCGAGTCCTCCGGGTCATTGCTGTctcgcttctcctcgatCTG ATTTCCTTTACATTCATCCTTCCCTTGTTCCCCAAGCTTCTCGAATTCTACCGCGACCGCGAAGGCCAGGAGCCAATCGGCCACAACGGACCTCAAACTCTCCTCCAAACCGTCCTGTCGGGCCTCCACCGATACAAAGCTTCTTTCTCTCGCCCGATCGAGTCGCGACATGACATTGTACTGCTGGGCGGAGCTCTAGGCTCTCTGTTCTC ACTTCTACAAGCCATCGCATCTCCTTTAATCGGCGCTCTTTCCGATCGATATGGCCGTCGCAAAGCGCTCTTGGCTTCCATGTGCGGCAATATTCTCTCCGTCCTGCTCTGGGTTGCCGCCGTCGATTTCCGAACATTCATCGCTAGTCGTGTCGTTGGTGGGTTATCAGAAGGCAACGTGCAGCTCGCTACAGCAATGGCGAGTGATATCTCGGATGAGTCGTCTCGCGGTGCAACTATGGCTCTGATCGGCGCGTGCTTCTCAATCGCTTTCACCTTCGGTCCTGGACTCGGCGCATGGCTCAGCACATTCTCGACATTCACGGCGAACCCGTTTGCGGCGGCTGCGGGATTCAGTCTTGCGCTGATCGTTGTGGAGACAGTGTATCTATACTTCAGCCTGCCTGAGACGTTGCCCTCGCTACGCGGTGCTCAGGCGAAGGACGGTGGAAAGAATAAGGCTATacccaaggctgttgagaggACTAACTCTCACTTTCTCTTGAACGCCATCCACTTCGTCTTtctgcttttcttttccggCATGGAGAGTTCTCTGTCTTTTATGACGTACGAGCTCTTCTCGTTCACTTCCGGCAAGAATGGAAGATTACTTGGCTATGTTGGTCTTGTGGCATCTATTCTCCAGGGCGGTGTCACGCGACGACTCCCACCTCTGATGTCTGTTCGAATCGGCACACTAGCTTGCCTTGCGTCCTTTGTTCTCCTGGGACAGGTCAACACAATCGGTGGTCTGTACCTCGCTGCGACATGCCTGGCCGTCACATCCGCTACAGTCGTTACGGGTCTGAATGCACTTTCCAGCTTCGAAGCTCACGAGGATGAGCGCGGCAACAAGCTCGGCATGTTGCGAAGTTGGGGCCAGCTTGGCCGAGGCCTCGGTCCTATCCTGTTCACAAGTGTGTACTGGTGGGCTGGCCGTGAGGTAGCATATGGTATGGGCGCAACAGGTATTGCTATTGTAGCTGCGGCGGTGTTTGGAGGGTTGAAGACGCCAAAGGGCATGAATACTCagggcaagaaggttgagagtAAGGTCCAGTAA
- a CDS encoding hypothetical protein (EggNog:ENOG41~antiSMASH:Cluster_6.4), with protein sequence MIDEAFTARPQGEPQADTVATNDALDDVFGSEPSSPTDFRHNDESAAPHPSDIRRLQTEHTTAGYREGITVSKESSLQAGFDEGFSLGASVGMRAGQILGLLEGINEAVRGLNESDSSKIAELLKQAREELSTQGLFTPEYWSEDGNWKYEVTQATGAEDVVFSDVADAHPLLRKWTQIVDERVAMWKIDRSILDDETGVRLERDEPLGSGAALTAKKPLDW encoded by the coding sequence ATGATTGACGAGGCATTTACCGCTCGTCCACAAGGCGAACCTCAAGCTGATACTGTAGCTACCAATGATGCTCTAGACGACGTTTTTGGCTCGGAACCTTCATCCCCTACAGATTTTCGTCATAATGATGAGTCAGCAGCACCACACCCCTCAGACATTCGCCGGTTGCAAACAGAGCACACAACTGCTGGATACCGGGAGGGCATTACCGTTTCAAAAGAAAGCAGTCTTCAAGCTGGATTTGACGAGGGATTCAGCCTTGGCGCAAGCGTTGGCATGAGAGCAGGTCAAATTCTGGGTTTGCTCGAAGGCATCAACGAAGCGGTTCGTGGTCTTAACGAATCAGATTCTTCCAAGATCGCCGAACTCCTGAAACAAGCACGCGAAGAACTTAGTACACAAGGCTTGTTCACACCTGAGTATTGGTCTGAAGATGGTAATTGGAAATATGAAGTCACTCAAGCTACAGGGGCCGAAGATGTTGTGTTCTCAGATGTAGCTGATGCGCATCCACTTTTAAGGAAGTGGACGCAGATTGTGGATGAGCGAGTGGCCATGTGGAAGATAGATAGGAGCATCTTGGATGATGAGACTGGGGTTAGGTTGGAGAGGGATGAACCACTTGGTTCCGGGGCTGCGCTGACGGCAAAGAAGCCGTTAGATTGGTGA
- a CDS encoding hypothetical protein (EggNog:ENOG41): protein MAVQETIAALTWQQTGCMLAGIWLIYLVQLVIWRLWLSPLAHIPGPKLAALTQYYEFYYDFVLGGQYTYKIIDMHEQYGPIVRINPWEVHVGDPEFFSDLYTGPSRRRDKWTFYTQQSGAPRTRVPHPTALAGPKTATEGSLAAIDHSLHKLRRSALSPFHSTQTVRELQPVIEERVEALLGAFLNYAEVSNGQPLDVMYPYSAFTNDVINEYAFARSDHLVEKPDFGAEVTNDLLIGTHMGPCVQQLDWVLTLVNALPESISNRCMPGWGGFLKMKNDILEQIHSVDPPQSSGKWMMDGGHPTMLSTKTRSVRDKTASRQTQESQITVQGGTLTTSWAMSLATFHLLNRPETLRKLRDELFDAIPDAYETTPLSKLEKLPYLRGVVKEALRLAIGTSSRLARVAPDEALVYHDRENDEEWNLPPGSIVGMSPYKTVMDEKIFYDARGFHPERWVEDGERLDKYLDIFCSGSRICLGMALAHAELYLTLAKLFRRWGSGGVVYGSDDGDQRFGDVGYLSIFETRVRDCEIDADYFMPIPYKGSEGFRFVFETY from the exons ATGGCGGTCCAAGAGACCATTGCTGCCCTTACCTGGCAGCAGACCGGATGCATGCTTGCGGGCATCTGGCTCATCTATCTCGTCCAGCTTGTGATTTGGAGACTATGGCTCAGCCCTCTGGCCCATATCCCAGGTCCCAAGCTGGCCGCTTTGACTCAATACTATGAGTTCTACTACGACTTTGTCCTAGGAGGACAATACACCTACAAGATCATCGATATGCATGAACAATATGGCCCCATTGTTCGCATCAACCCCTGGGAGGTCCATGTCGGAGACCCTGAATTCTTTTCGGACCTCTACACTGGACCTAGCCGACGTCGAGACAAGTGGACATTCTACACCCAACAG TCCGGTGCCCCCCGTACCCGTGTTCCTCACCCAACTGCTCTCGCAGGACCCAAGACTGCGACAGAAGGCTCTCTTGCTGCCATCGACCACAGCCTTCACAAGTTGCGTCGAAGTGCGCTGAGCCCCTTCCACTCAACTCAGACTGTGCGCGAATTGCAGCCGGTTATTGAGGAGAGAGTGGAAGCTCTTCTGGGTGCGTTCCTGAACTACGCCGAGGTATCCAACGGACAACCTCTTGATGTCATGTATCCCTACTCGGCCTTCACCAATG ATGTCATCAATGAGTACGCTTTTGCTCGAAGCGACCATCTCGTCGAGAAGCCTGATTTCGGTGCTGAGGTCACTAATGACCTTCTCATTGGTACTCACATGGGACCCTGTGTGCAGCAGCTCGACTGGGTTCTCACACTCGTCAATGCTCTACCGGAGTCCATCTCAAACCGGTGCATGCCGGGATGGGGagggttcttgaagatgaagaacgaCATTCTTGAACAGATCCACAGCGTCGACCCTCCTCAAAGCAGCGGTAagtggatgatggatggaggtCACCCTACCATGCTCTCCACTAAGACTCGCTCTGTTCGTGACAAGACTGCCTCTCGCCAGACACAGGAAAGCCAGATTACTGTCCAGGGTGGTACTCTAACCACGTCGTGGGCCATGTCACTTGCCACTTTCCACCTTTTAAACCGCCCCGAGACCCTCCGCAAGCTACGCGACGAGCTCTTTGATGCCATCCCCGATGCTTACGAGACTACTCCTCTGTCAAAATTGGAGAAGCTCCCCTACCTCCGTGGAGTCGTCAAGGAAGCTCTGCGTCTTGCTATCGGAACTAGCAGTCGCCTCGCACGCGTTGCGCCCGATGAGGCTCTCGTCTACCATGATCGCGAGAACGACGAGGAGTGGAACCTCCCTCCAGGGTCCATCGTTGGCATGAGCCCTTACAAGACCGTCATGGACGAGAAAATCTTCTACGACGCCCGTGGCTTCCATCCTGAGCGATGGGTGGAGGATGGAGAGCGACTTGACAAGTATCTCGACATCTTCTGCTCCGGCTCGCGTATCTGCCTCGGCATGGCTCTGGCTCACGCCGAGCTCTATCTTACACTTGCCAAACTCTTCCGCAGATGGGGAAGCGGTGGTGTTGTGTATGGcagcgatgatggcgatCAGCGCTTTGGAGACGTTGGCTACCTCAGCATTTTCGAGACACGAGTTCGAGACTGCGAGATTGATGCTGACTACTTCATGCCTATTCCCTACAAGGGATCTGAGGGATTTCGCTTCGTCTTCGAAACCTACTAG
- the TEF1 gene encoding translation elongation factor EF-1 alpha, producing MGKEDKTHLNVVVIGHVDSGKSTTTGHLIYQCGGIDKRTIEKFEKEAAELGKGSFKYAWVLDKLKAERERGITIDIALWKFETPRYYVTVIDAPGHRDFIKNMITGTSQADCAILIIAAGTGEFEAGISKDGQTREHALLAYTLGVKNLIVAINKMDTTKWSEARYQEIIKETSSFIKKVGYNPKAVAFVPISGFNGDNMLTPSTNCPWYKGWEREIKSGKLTGKTLLEAIDSIEPPKRPVDKPLRLPLQDVYKIGGIGTVPVGRIETGVIKPGMVVTFAPSNVTTEVKSVEMHHEQLTEGQPGDNVGFNVKNVSVKDIRRGNVAGDSKNDPPMGAASFTAQVIVLNHPGQVGAGYAPVLDCHTAHIACKFAEIQEKIDRRTGKATESAPKFIKSGDSAIVKMVPSKPMCVEAFTDYPPLGRFAVRDMRQTVAVGVIKAVEKSSGAAGKVTKSAAKAAKK from the exons ATGGGTAAGGAGGACAAGACTCACCTTaacgtcgtcgtcatcggccACGTCGACTCTGGCAAGTCGACCACT ACCGGTCACTTGATCTACCAGTGCGGTGGTATCGACAAGCGAACCATCGAGAAGTTCGAGAAG GAAGCCGCTGAGCTCGGTAAAGGTTCCTTCAAGTACGCCTGGgttcttgacaagctcaaggccgaGCGTGAGCGTGGTATCACCATCGATATCGCTCTCTGGAAGTTCGAGACTCCTCGCTACTATGTCACCGTCATTG ACGCTCCCGGTCACCGTGAtttcatcaagaacatgatCACTGGTACTTCCCAGGCCGATTgcgccattctcatcattgcCGCCGGTACTGGTGAGTTCGAGGCTGGTATCTCCAAGGATGGCCAGACCCGTGAGCACGCTCTTCTTGCCTATACCCTTGGTGTCAAGAAcctcatcgtcgccatcaacaagatggACACCACCAAGTGGTCTGAGGCCCGTTACCAGgagatcatcaaggagaCCTCCTCTttcatcaagaaggtcgGCTACAACCCCAAGGCTGTCGCTTTCGTCCCCATCTCCGGCTTCAACGGTGACAACATGCTTACCCCCTCCACCAACTGCCCTTGGTACAAGGGTTGGGAGCGTGAGATCAAGTCCGGCAAGCTCACTGGCAAGACCCTCCTCGAGGCCATCGACTCCATCGAGCCCCCCAAGCGTCCCGTTGACAAGCCCCTTCGTCTTCCCCTCCAGGATGTCTACAAGATCGGTGGTATTGGAACGGTTCCCGTCGGCCGTATTGAGACTGGTGTCATCAAGCCCGGTATGGTCGTTACCTTCGCTCCTTCCAACGTCACCACTGAAGTCAAGTCCGTCGAGATGCACCACGAGCAGCTCACTGAGGGCCAGCCCGGTGACAACGTTGGCTTCAACGTGAAGAACGTCTCCGTCAAGGACATCCGACGTGGTAACGTCGCTGGTGACTCCAAGAACGACCCCCCCATGGGTGCCGCTTCTTTCACCGCTCAGGTCATTGTCCTCAACCACCCCGGTCAGGTCGGTGCTGGTTACGCTCCCGTCCTCGATTGCCACACTGCCCACATTGCCTGCAAGTTCGCCGAGATCCAGGAGAAGATCGACCGCCGAACCGGTAAGGCTACTGAGTCCGCCCCTAAGTTCATCAAGTCTGGTGACTCTGCCATCGTCAAGATGGTTCCCTCCAAGCCCATGTGTGTTGAGGCTTTCACTGACTACCCTCCTCTGGGTCGTTTCGCCGTCCGTGACATGCGACAGACCGTCGCCGTCGGTGTCATCAAGGCCGTCGAGAAGTCCTCTGGTGCTGCCGGCAAGGTCACCAAGTCCGCTGCCAAGGCCGCTAAGAAATAA